The Myxocyprinus asiaticus isolate MX2 ecotype Aquarium Trade chromosome 36, UBuf_Myxa_2, whole genome shotgun sequence genome segment GAgattaaaaatatgaatatatgaatTTTCTTACTGAACAATAAAGCATCTATTAAGGTAGGAAAAAAAGGAAATAGATAAATGAGAAaaagttgtttatatttacatgttcTTACCAAAGAGACTAACAGTACAAGTGCACAAACCTGCAGGAGGGGTAGTGGGGAATGCAAGATGCTCGCTAAACTACTGTAAGTCTCCAAGAAGGTGAAGGCCATGGAGAAGCCCGtagaaatattaaaaatacaaactcATCTAATCTCATCATTGTTTAAAatgcatacagtacatactgttgGCAAGAGTGTCCAGCTTTACAGAGAAATGGATCACAATGtagggtgaattcaggtaaaaTGGTCCACTTCACTTCTCACATTCAAATGACTGTCAAAAAGTGACCTGAGTTACCTGAACTTAACTTCAGTTTCTGCAATAGTTTTTTCTTGAACCCAACATTctttaaatgggaaaaaaaagccagttaaaatatgaaaaaaggtGTAAACCAAACAAAAGGTGTAAAGTCTGGTGACATACTTGAGGTGTAACCAagcaaagtacacacacacacaccttgctaTAGAATGCAATTCACATGAGGTTTTGAGAAGAAAATAAAAGCAGAATTTAAAAGGAACAGAATTCCCTTATAGCAGTAGAGTGACAGACATTTGCCTCAGGCTTATGTTGATACATGTCTTATCCTGACATCATTCACAGAACTGTAAATGTAAGCTATAATAAAGACTTTTACCACCATGTTGTTTTTGAGTGTCACACTCTCATAAAATATGAGAAATGTTGACAACTAGAGGCtgtaaagtgacacatttcacTGCCAATGTTGAAAACAACATAATTTCTGAATTTTACAGTTAGATTTGTTTTCATAGTTGGAGGCTGAttggggatttttttttatttattttttttatttatttttttttatttttttgcagactCATTTGGTCCAACTttaacagtttttctcaattgctttggctCAATTTTCAAATGAGaattctttttttcaaaacaatacattcaaatctctgaacaatttcttgttcacaccagatttgaatttcttattcatttaagcaaattgtaCATGTTTTGGCATATGTGTGCAAAAGaataagtacaattgtctacaatttgcacaataactaaatgcacatggcttgctgatcaaaactgatgagttgattctcagtgaaattgtcatactcttcacaatttctaaacattctttcatcgtgtgagccatcacatgcaaaatgatccattcagttatcaaaatctgtcagacatacatatatattccataaatatttatgacatggaatgtttgtgatgtctgctaaatctctggccagaccaacaagagcaaCGGGATGCGATTGAGagagcgattgagaaaaactaaaATAGGAAAGGCTCAATCTGTCTAATAGCAAgaacaaaaacagcaacacatCAAGAAACTCCACagcatacaaatacaaaaatcTGTGGGCctatggatggttggatggatggatgtgtaaaGTTCTTTCCAATATTataacttcgttaccatgacgagaCAATGCCATAATTCCTGTAAGacactgattttatcacactaacatcatgCTAACATGTACAGGTATAATGCTTGCATCTTGTTGCTATACATTTGAATCTTTTGAAAGTATTCGAACATTTGTGgaccattaacttttttttttataaatgagagacgagccaaaaatgttttctgtgagaatcaacattatgccacaaatgctgtcgattgagcttagtaacttgtattgaaaccagaatattcctttaaacttttcTCAGTAAAAGAATGAGGTTATATTTTAGATGAACCATTCCAAAAtttgagtcattgaatcattgtgTAAAAATCTGTCAACCATATATTTGTGAGTGATACTGGAGTTCTTTCAGTGAGGAGTATCCAGCCCATTGGTGTTGCTCACAAACTTATTCATGTCCCCATGTTCCTTTGGTTTGGGTAACCTCCATCATCTGCATGCCAGCTATTTGGTCCAGTCGCCAGGAAACACTCACACAGTTTAGACCAATCAGAATCCATTTTCTTCCAGGGAGTGTCTGTGCAAAAATACAATCTGAAAGTTTAATGACTGGGGGTTTTTCCGCTCTGTCATGGTTAGAGAGAGTGCCTGGGTGGCCAGACTGGCTTTCATCACGGGAAGAGGGTAAGGGGGCAACTACTCCTCACACCTGATTGTTAGTGATACTGGATAGACTCAAGAACTTGGGTGGCATGTTACTATGTGAGATGAGTTTCCAGTTATATCTCTTGGGATGTGATGCCCCAAGAGTGATTAAATGGGATCATTCTGAGCATCTATGAGTGTTTAGTTTGAAGGTTGCAGATTGAGTTAAATTAAGCTGGTGTTGAAAATCATGCATGGCCCTGCCCAGTTATCACCGTGTGAAAGTATGCATTATGCAttgcaaagagaaaaaagaaagaaagaaagaaagaaagaaagaaagaaagaaagaaagaaaaagcatcCAATATTTCTCGTTAAGGAGATTAGAGTGACGGTCCATAATCTTCATTGAAAAGCTGAAGGAAATGGGCACTACTTTTATTCAGTGTTGAGCTGAGTGGAAGTAATATTAAGATGTAATATTCCTTCAGGTATATTAAAACCAAATTATTCCAGACAGTGTAATGGATTTAATCAAAATCTATGCAGTACCTCTGTGTGTGTAGCTTTGGGACTGGGACTTTTTCATATTATACAAGCAGAGTCACTCTTTTGGCATGAGGGAAAGTTTAATTTTGGTTTGAAAGCTGTATATTAACTATTATGTGGTAGCTTATGTATGCATAACTTTGTATGATCCCTGTTGTGCTTGCTACTAACTCTTCTAAAAATATGTTAGCTTTACTGTAAGTCAGCGAGCTACAAAATGACACTCTATTTTCCTTTTCTATAATGAAATGATGCAGtccaatctaaaaaaaaaaaagcctttagaATGCCTTCATTTGAATGAAATAGAAAAAATAAGACTATGTGACATTTGTCAAATAAGGGGCTTAAACTTAATCGATACAGAATGGAACTTTAGTATCTTCATTCCTTTGAGAGGTCAAGTTGTTCTTTTCATGCCAATAGACTTAAGGCAGCAGACAGAGAACAGAATGTTTTTACATGTGATCatccatccagcatgtgtttcAGGCGCCACACAGAttaaatgaaagaatctgaaaatGAAGGTCTTTAACTTTTAATCCTTTTACAAAGACCCTTCAGACTGTCTAAGGACGAAATGGCGTCTCAGAGGAAAAAAAACTAAGTAACTGATCCACTCCCTCTGAGGAATACGAATTACCAATTGTCCATTACGGTCCAGACTTCACTTCATAAGTCAAATTAATATAATATCACCTCCATTAGCATCACATCAGTATTGAGTCTTTATAAATAGCAACTGGGGTATTTTTCTGCATGAGGCTCAAGCTGTGTAACATCAGAAACACTATATGTACAGTAACAGCGTGAAATAAGCAAAAACAATGCCATTTTTAGtggttttattttaaatgcattttgactaCATGAACATAAAGAATAAATAGAAGTTTCTTTTAATTTACATAAGCAGTTATTTTCCATTCCCCTTATATTTACAGCACACCAAGACTGTAATCTCTATTCTCCCATCTGAGGTGTATAAAgataaagttttttgttttgttttttccgaATAATGGAAAAAGCTTGGAATTCCTTCAATAAACGGACTTTGATTTTTCGCAATGCGAAATGATCTTCAACATAAATATGTATAAAGTTACATTACAACCAAATAATGCTCAACAATTACAGTAGACACTGATTATTATAGGCAAATACTGACCTTTCTTTTTACAAAATCATCTGGTACCACTTTACATTGCAGTGTCCATGTTAAACATTTTActataattaatttatattgtAATAACAATATGTAATACAAGCAGCtccacaaaataattacacacaaagtacatgtagttcatccgttttacACAGTACTTTCTTATGTAATTGCACAGTAACATGAACACCAATGTAAAGTGTAACCTAAATTGGCACCACATATACATCAAATATACATTCCTACACTGAACAGTGCATGTGAAGATGAGCATGTAGCTTATTTCAGTTCGGGCAGGAGCATTTGCACTCTGATATAATGGGGTACTGAACTGGTATCCATGCACATTTGAGCCCACTCTTTCTTTGCACGCACCTCCACCTCAAAACCGTAAAATGGGTCGATTTGGCAGGTTTGCAAACCATCCCTTCTGGAACTGAACAAGACCTTTTGTTGTAGCAGCTGCCAACCTTCACATAGCGGGGCCAGAATCTGTTCCCCAGGTCCTGCCATGAATGCACCACCGGGCAGAAGGCATAGGACCACAGCCACAGCTGAAGTCTCCTTCTGAGTTTCTTACTGGGCTTGTGTTTCTTCCCATGCTGGATTTCAAACTCCATGGCTTTGATTTCTTTGGGCATGGTGCCGGTGGGACGCTGTTTCATGATCTCTGATTCGTTCAGGTCGTCCTGTCCTGTGTATTTGTCCTCAGGAGGAGTGATGGACATGAAGTTCTGGTCAAAGTGACTGCCCAGTATGGCTCTGAGTTCGGTTTCATTCAGATCCCTCTCCTTTGGGTCCAGCACGGGATCTGGGTCCTCCTTGAGTTCCACTATGGGCAGACTGTCACTGGGAATGGGACGGAGGAGGTAGTAATGTTGGCACATCCCTTCTTCTATCCTGAATCCGAGGGAGAAAATGAGTACATATATAGCCAGAAAATGTGGCACGTTATCCATCTTTCAGCTGTGGATAGCAGGTATTAGATTAATCCTTGCGCTTGAGTGTTTGGCGAGACGCGAGCGCGCAAACTCCAGTCCACGAATGATCTCCCTAAAAAGTGTTCATTTAATTCAAACGGCTCTATCCGTAATATCACTTCGCACGTAAATATTAGCAAAGAAATCCGAGTATAAATATCAACTTTATGGCCATGACGCGCGTCTCTGAGATCCAGGTTCTGCTTTTACGCACAGGTTCCCATCAGCAGAAGGGCTCATGACAACATCTGACCATCAACCGGACCCGGTCTCCtctttgagtgtgtgtgcatacCCAGCTCCTCGCATTTGAATCCGGAGTCCTGATGTCTGGGTATCCGCATGGTTTCTGGTGATGCGCGCCGAACTGAGAATCACCTGGCTCGTCTGATTTAACCTCACGGGTCGCGATACAACCCAAAGACACATTCTCAATTGTGGGTCCGTTGCCAGAGCTCCACGACACGTCCTTCTATTTAGGGAGGGGGTTGGATGGGCTGGGACAGGGGGTGTATAGGAGTGGGTGGGGTATTAGGGGGTCCAGAGAGCTGTCTGTCGTTGATCGCCCTCTGCCGGTGCGCGCAAACACGGATGACATATCAAAATATGCATGACAGCGGTGGACGACTTGGAAACTTAAAATCTCTTTCAACTTGGAAAAATATAAACGTTTAAAAAACAGATAAACGACCCATTcaattatttttaaaggaatcTTTTGATTAAAATTGGGAAATTTTCCTTTAAAGATAACTAATTACGTTAGTTATCTGGGGCTATTTTTGTATGTAGGCTGTGAATGTTTATGGGCCTACAGTATACGATTTATAGTTTGTACATGTACAATACAGTGGGGTTAAGTTTGAtaccacataaaaaaaatctggatttatatttaaaaatggaaataaaaaaaatgtaaattaaaattacgctttagaaaaaaaaaaaacaaaaaacaaaaaacaaaaaaacaaacaaacaaacaaacaaacattacagTATGgtgtaaaatgaataaataagctCTTGAAGATTCGGTACTATTTCAAGGTCACCAATGAAAgtaagcacatttgtgacattgtccatgttaaaggtatagttcaccccaaaatgaaaatgccatCATCATTCACTCATCATCGTGtgattccaaacccatttgacttctcTTTCAAGaaatacaaaatgagatgttaggcagaatgttattatcagtcaccattaacttttattgcacccccccccaaaaaaaaattatgaaaataaggtgtcatgaaaataaagtgtGTTGAATGAGAAAAATGCAAACTTAGAAGCAGtctcactagtggtctcagacttttggaccccatctTATGTGTATTGTTGCTGTTctctttttaacttttttatttttttttttatcagttgatATCAGCTTACTCTGAAATGCTTTTTGAAATAGAATGAATGTGAACCACTGTTCAATTAAAACAAGAAATAGCTCTTGGGTAGCGTAGCTGTGCCAACATCTGTCTTATCTTTGAATGTTGCACTCAGATACCCCAGAAGAAAAAAATCTTCAGCGTTCCACATCTCCTATGATATTCCTGTGCTCCTCTTTAATGTTTAAATTGACCTTACAGCAATTTTCTGGATTGCTCCTGTGTCAGTGAGTATCCGGTGCCAATAGAATATGAGTTCTTATTTAAAAGAAAGGAAGTGGGCTGAAATTATGTTTTTGAGATAAGCTGTCCAACCAACTGTAGTGACGAATGAATCTGTGGCCCTTGAAAATGGCCTATCCTCTGAGTAGAATTACAGAATGCAGGACCAGCACAGTCTTTCAGTGAACAAAGACATTTCTCAGAGTCAAATACAGAggtatgttgtttttttccagaGACCTTATATGAATGTAAAACTGATTAATGTATATAGATATGATGCATAGAGGCCATACTGTCTCAGTATTAAGTGTCATTCATAGTAAGTGtctaaaagggatagttaacctaaaaatgaagattctatcatcatttacctaccctcatgttgtttcaaactcatatgactgtctttcttctgtaaaaatgCAAAGAGAGATGTTAGGTAGGATGTTTCAAAACAATGtatgtgaatggtgacagaggctgccAGTCCATAACATTATGCTTAACaactccatggaagaaagaaagtcatatgggtttggaacaatatgagggtaagtaaatgatga includes the following:
- the LOC127426906 gene encoding noggin-3: MDNVPHFLAIYVLIFSLGFRIEEGMCQHYYLLRPIPSDSLPIVELKEDPDPVLDPKERDLNETELRAILGSHFDQNFMSITPPEDKYTGQDDLNESEIMKQRPTGTMPKEIKAMEFEIQHGKKHKPSKKLRRRLQLWLWSYAFCPVVHSWQDLGNRFWPRYVKVGSCYNKRSCSVPEGMVCKPAKSTHFTVLRWRCVQRKSGLKCAWIPVQYPIISECKCSCPN